DNA from Bacteroidota bacterium:
GGTCGATAATATGATCAGCTAATTTAACAACATCAAGATTGTGTTCAATAATTAATACGGTATTTCCCTTATTTACCAGATCATTAATTACATTCATCAATACCCTGATGTCTTCAAAATGTAATCCGGTAGTAGGTTCATCCAAAATATAAAAAGTATTTCCTGTATCTTTTCTCGATAATTCTTCTGCAAGTTTTACACGTTGTGCTTCTCCCCCACTCAGGGT
Protein-coding regions in this window:
- a CDS encoding excinuclease ABC subunit UvrA — protein: TLSGGEAQRVKLAEELSRKDTGNTFYILDEPTTGLHFEDIRVLMNVINDLVNKGNTVLIIEHNLDVVKLADHIIDLGPEGGHGGGNIIAKGTPEEIVKVKESYTGKFLKAELKL